A single window of Acidimicrobiales bacterium DNA harbors:
- a CDS encoding SCP-2 sterol transfer family protein, whose translation MTEKYEFLSPEWVEAAKKIREEFEGQVPAPAHKVKMNLIITDVPFQDGDIEAHMDTTGGSLQMDLGHLEDPEVTLTVDWATAKAVFVEGNPQAGMQAFMAGKIKVQGDMTKLMAMQQQTPDPNAMEVAKRLQEITA comes from the coding sequence GTGACCGAGAAGTACGAGTTCCTCTCCCCGGAGTGGGTCGAAGCAGCCAAGAAGATCCGCGAGGAGTTCGAGGGCCAGGTGCCGGCCCCTGCACACAAGGTCAAGATGAACCTGATCATCACCGACGTGCCGTTCCAGGACGGGGACATCGAGGCCCACATGGACACCACCGGCGGTTCACTCCAGATGGACCTGGGTCACTTGGAAGATCCGGAGGTGACGCTCACCGTCGACTGGGCGACCGCGAAGGCAGTGTTCGTCGAGGGCAATCCGCAAGCCGGCATGCAGGCCTTCATGGCCGGGAAGATCAAGGTTCAGGGAGACATGACCAAGTTGATGGCCATGCAGCAGCAGACCCCAGACCCGAATGCCATGGAGGTAGCCAAGCGGTTGCAGGAGATCACCGCCTGA
- the gatC gene encoding aspartyl/glutamyl-tRNA(Asn/Gln) amidotransferase subunit C — protein sequence MARLARLALREDESKRFAEQLGAILEHAARLGELPLDDVPPMAHPIPLANVTRDDVPGRCLERESVLQDAPEVRDGMFLVPPILGEAP from the coding sequence GTGGCGCGCCTGGCAAGACTCGCCCTGCGGGAGGACGAGTCGAAGCGCTTCGCCGAACAGCTCGGTGCGATACTCGAACACGCTGCACGGTTGGGAGAGCTTCCTCTGGACGACGTCCCGCCCATGGCGCATCCGATCCCGCTCGCCAACGTCACACGCGACGACGTACCCGGGAGATGCCTCGAGCGTGAGTCCGTGTTGCAGGATGCACCCGAGGTCCGAGACGGCATGTTCCTCGTGCCCCCGATTCTCGGTGAGGCGCCGTGA
- the gatA gene encoding glutamyl-tRNA(Gln) amidotransferase subunit A, translated as MKSALELARSVRSGERSARSVLEECLDRIRTLDGRLNAFVHVCEERALARAERVDAAVAAGEDPGPLAGVPIAVKDNICVRAEPTTCCSRILRGWRPPYDATVVTRLVDAGAIVLGKTNMDEFAMGSSTENSCFGPTRNPHDPSRVPGGSSGGSAVAVAAGMAPLALGSDTGGSIRQPAALCGVVGVKPTYGLVSRYGLVAFASSLDQIGPFAASVTDAALCLQVIAGHDPADSTSIPERVPDLVEAARRGGEQVDGLRVGVIRELSSEGVAKQVAEALRRAADALAGEGAIVEEVSLPSVRHALPAYYLIAPAEASSNLARYDGVRYGLRARGATTGEMNVATRTEGFGDEVKRRIMLGTYALSAGYRDAFYVRALKVRTLVSRDFADAYRRVDVLMSPTSPTTAFLLGERIDDPLAMYASDVCTIPSNLAGHPAVSVPWGTDECGLPIGLQLMAPALGEERLFAAAAALEKLAPPRPVPPAETVRAQASGTSADSEEVQG; from the coding sequence GTGAAGTCGGCCCTCGAACTGGCTCGTTCGGTGCGCTCGGGAGAGCGATCGGCCCGCAGCGTGCTCGAGGAATGCCTCGATCGCATCCGGACACTGGACGGGCGGCTCAACGCGTTCGTCCACGTCTGCGAGGAGAGAGCACTCGCCCGCGCAGAGCGAGTGGATGCGGCCGTGGCGGCGGGAGAGGACCCGGGTCCGCTCGCCGGGGTTCCGATCGCCGTGAAGGACAACATATGCGTGCGGGCGGAGCCGACCACCTGCTGCTCGCGGATCCTCCGAGGGTGGCGTCCTCCCTATGACGCGACGGTGGTAACCCGTCTGGTCGATGCGGGTGCGATAGTGCTCGGGAAGACCAACATGGACGAGTTCGCCATGGGCTCCTCGACCGAGAACTCCTGCTTCGGCCCGACACGGAACCCGCACGACCCGAGCCGCGTCCCGGGCGGCTCGAGTGGAGGCAGCGCCGTGGCGGTCGCGGCTGGGATGGCCCCTCTCGCGCTCGGATCCGACACCGGCGGCTCGATCCGACAGCCTGCCGCTCTCTGTGGAGTCGTCGGCGTGAAGCCCACCTACGGGCTGGTTTCGCGATATGGCCTCGTCGCCTTCGCCTCTTCCTTGGACCAGATCGGTCCGTTCGCCGCTTCGGTGACGGATGCGGCCCTCTGTCTGCAGGTCATCGCAGGGCACGACCCGGCCGACTCTACTTCCATCCCGGAGCGTGTACCGGACCTCGTCGAGGCCGCGAGGCGCGGGGGCGAACAGGTGGACGGTCTCCGGGTGGGGGTCATCAGGGAGCTCTCGTCCGAGGGGGTCGCAAAGCAGGTGGCCGAAGCGCTCCGACGGGCGGCAGACGCCCTCGCTGGGGAAGGGGCGATCGTCGAGGAGGTGTCGTTGCCGTCTGTCAGACATGCGCTCCCGGCCTACTACCTGATCGCCCCGGCCGAGGCGTCGAGCAACCTCGCACGCTATGACGGGGTGAGGTACGGCCTTCGGGCACGAGGCGCCACCACCGGAGAGATGAATGTGGCGACCCGCACCGAAGGCTTCGGTGACGAGGTGAAGCGGAGGATCATGCTCGGCACATACGCACTCTCGGCGGGTTACAGAGACGCGTTCTATGTGAGAGCACTGAAGGTGCGCACCCTGGTGTCGAGGGACTTCGCGGATGCCTACCGGCGTGTCGACGTGCTCATGTCGCCCACCTCGCCCACGACGGCGTTCCTCCTCGGAGAGCGGATCGACGATCCGTTGGCGATGTATGCGTCAGACGTGTGCACGATCCCGTCCAACCTCGCCGGCCACCCGGCCGTCTCCGTGCCTTGGGGTACCGACGAGTGCGGTCTGCCGATAGGCCTACAGCTGATGGCGCCGGCCCTCGGGGAAGAGCGACTCTTCGCTGCTGCGGCGGCTCTCGAGAAGCTCGCACCTCCGAGACCCGTCCCACCGGCGGAGACCGTGCGGGCACAGGCGTCGGGTACGTCCGCCGACTCGGAGGAGGTGCAGGGGTGA
- the gatB gene encoding aspartyl/glutamyl-tRNA(Asn/Gln) amidotransferase subunit B, with the protein MSLPDGWEMVVGLEVHVELATSTKLFCGCPNQFGAEPNTNVCPVCLGLPGSLPVLNERALELAATLATALGCSVVASEFARKNYFYPDMPKNYQITQYDRPLAVDGAVELPDGHVVRVERLHLEEDTGKSVHVGGSGRIHEAVVSLEDYNRAGVPLVEIVSRPDIRSAEQARWYVEELRGIILATGASDARMEEGSLRVDANVSVRKAGSSEFGVRCEVKNLNSLRSLVRALEHEAARQVSILSSGGSVRQQTLHWDEQAGRTRPGRSKEEAEDYRYFPDPDLPPLEPDPEWLGRLRERIPPLPAERRRRLADLLGVPTERAKLVVERGLDELVASAAAAGGDPELLLVRAENDLTSERARALDPAQLALLVNMERDGKLTPNQSRAVLSEMVDSGDPVDVVVQRMGVRTVDPAELEEVVERVIAENSSEWNEFVAGDAKRRGKLTGFFVGKVMKATRGQADGKLVSEILLRKASGLGSERE; encoded by the coding sequence GTGAGCCTTCCCGACGGCTGGGAGATGGTGGTGGGTCTGGAGGTGCACGTAGAGCTGGCGACCTCCACGAAGCTCTTCTGTGGATGCCCCAACCAGTTCGGCGCCGAGCCGAACACCAACGTGTGCCCTGTGTGTCTGGGTCTGCCGGGTTCACTGCCCGTACTGAACGAGCGGGCGTTGGAGCTGGCGGCGACCCTGGCGACGGCCCTCGGATGCTCGGTCGTTGCGTCGGAGTTTGCTCGGAAGAACTACTTCTACCCCGACATGCCGAAGAACTACCAGATCACCCAGTACGACAGGCCGCTCGCGGTGGACGGCGCGGTGGAGCTCCCCGACGGCCATGTGGTGCGGGTCGAGAGGCTCCATCTGGAGGAGGACACGGGGAAGTCGGTGCACGTCGGGGGATCCGGTCGCATACACGAGGCCGTCGTCTCGCTCGAGGACTACAACAGGGCGGGTGTTCCCCTGGTGGAGATCGTGAGCCGTCCCGACATCCGCAGCGCGGAGCAGGCTCGCTGGTACGTGGAGGAGCTGCGGGGGATCATCCTGGCCACCGGGGCATCGGACGCCAGGATGGAGGAAGGCTCCCTGCGCGTCGACGCGAACGTCTCGGTCCGGAAGGCCGGGTCGAGCGAGTTCGGTGTGCGCTGTGAGGTGAAGAACCTCAACTCACTTCGTTCTCTCGTGAGGGCACTGGAGCACGAGGCAGCTCGGCAGGTGTCGATCCTCTCGTCCGGCGGCTCGGTGAGGCAGCAGACCTTGCACTGGGACGAGCAGGCGGGTCGGACCCGACCGGGGCGCAGCAAGGAAGAGGCAGAGGACTACCGCTACTTCCCCGACCCCGATCTCCCACCTCTCGAGCCGGACCCCGAGTGGCTGGGTCGGCTGCGCGAACGGATACCTCCTCTCCCGGCAGAGCGACGGAGGCGGTTGGCCGACCTCCTGGGCGTGCCGACCGAGAGAGCCAAGCTCGTCGTCGAGCGCGGGTTGGACGAACTCGTGGCCTCTGCTGCAGCAGCCGGGGGCGACCCTGAGCTGCTCCTGGTGAGAGCGGAGAACGACCTCACCTCCGAGAGAGCGCGGGCTCTGGATCCCGCGCAACTCGCGCTTCTCGTGAACATGGAGCGTGACGGGAAGCTCACCCCGAACCAGTCGCGTGCCGTGCTCTCCGAGATGGTGGACAGTGGCGATCCGGTAGACGTCGTCGTGCAACGCATGGGTGTGCGCACCGTCGACCCGGCCGAGCTGGAAGAAGTGGTCGAGCGAGTCATCGCAGAGAACTCGTCGGAATGGAACGAGTTCGTCGCCGGTGACGCGAAGCGTCGAGGAAAGCTCACCGGTTTCTTCGTGGGGAAGGTGATGAAAGCGACCCGCGGTCAGGCCGACGGGAAGCTCGTCTCCGAGATCCTCTTGCGCAAGGCATCTGGCCTTGGGTCTGAACGCGAGTAA
- the ilvD gene encoding dihydroxy-acid dehydratase → MPQSPKIRSHEVTDGVTRAPARAMLRAIGMSDADWDKPQVAVASSWNEVTPCNLPLRRLAERSKEGVRAAGGFPIEFTTIAVSDGISMGHEGMRASLVSREIIADSVECMMHAERFDGMVTLAGCDKSLPGMLMASARLDLPSAFVYAGTILPGEWKGKPIDIVSVFEAVGALAAGEIDEQELYEIECRACPTEGSCAGMFTANTMASVAEALGMALPGSASPPAVDARREDIARRSGEAVVRMLEAGIRPRQIMTKPAFENAIAVAMALGGSTNVVLHLLAIANEARVDLELEDFNRIADKVPHLADMTPHGRYHMTDLDRVGGVPMVMRLLLEEGLLHGDCLTVTGKTVAENLEELDPPGPDGSVVHRFDDPIHRVGGIVVLRGSLAPAGAVVKVAGIDTDHFEGTARVFDGEAAAMEAILAGRIQPGDVVVIRYEGPKGGPGMREMLAVTGAMKGAGRGSDAALVTDGRFSGGTHGFCIGHVAPEAAEGGPIALVEDGDRIVIDVPTKRIDLLVDEAELQRRRAGWKPPEPRYTHGFLAKYASLAKGADSGAVTGP, encoded by the coding sequence ATGCCGCAGTCGCCGAAGATCCGTTCACATGAAGTCACCGACGGCGTGACGCGCGCCCCCGCCCGGGCGATGCTGCGTGCGATCGGGATGTCCGACGCCGACTGGGACAAACCTCAGGTCGCCGTGGCCTCTTCGTGGAACGAAGTGACCCCGTGCAACCTGCCTCTGCGACGTCTGGCCGAACGTTCGAAGGAGGGAGTGCGTGCCGCGGGGGGGTTCCCGATCGAATTCACGACCATCGCTGTGAGCGACGGGATCTCGATGGGGCACGAAGGCATGAGAGCGTCACTCGTGAGCCGAGAGATCATCGCCGACTCGGTCGAGTGCATGATGCACGCGGAGCGCTTCGACGGGATGGTGACCCTGGCCGGTTGCGACAAATCGTTGCCGGGCATGCTCATGGCGTCCGCCCGACTCGACCTGCCGTCCGCTTTCGTCTACGCGGGCACGATCCTCCCGGGCGAATGGAAGGGGAAGCCGATCGACATCGTCTCGGTGTTCGAGGCGGTCGGGGCACTCGCTGCGGGTGAGATCGACGAGCAGGAGCTGTACGAGATCGAATGCAGGGCTTGTCCCACCGAAGGGTCGTGCGCCGGGATGTTCACCGCCAACACGATGGCTTCGGTGGCTGAGGCGTTGGGGATGGCGTTGCCGGGATCGGCCTCCCCACCCGCAGTGGACGCGAGGCGAGAGGACATTGCCCGCCGTTCCGGTGAGGCGGTCGTCCGCATGCTCGAGGCTGGGATCCGTCCACGCCAGATCATGACGAAGCCCGCGTTCGAGAACGCCATCGCGGTGGCGATGGCCCTCGGGGGGTCCACGAACGTCGTGTTGCACCTTCTGGCCATCGCGAACGAAGCCCGCGTGGACCTCGAGCTCGAGGACTTCAACAGGATCGCCGACAAGGTCCCCCACCTGGCCGACATGACCCCGCACGGGCGCTACCACATGACCGATCTCGACAGGGTCGGTGGAGTGCCGATGGTGATGCGCCTGTTGCTCGAAGAAGGGCTCTTGCACGGGGACTGTCTGACCGTCACCGGTAAGACGGTGGCCGAGAACCTCGAAGAGCTGGATCCGCCCGGACCGGACGGCTCGGTGGTGCATCGATTCGACGACCCGATACACAGGGTGGGTGGCATAGTCGTCCTCAGGGGGTCGCTCGCTCCGGCGGGTGCGGTGGTGAAAGTCGCGGGGATCGACACCGACCACTTCGAAGGTACGGCGAGGGTCTTCGACGGGGAGGCGGCGGCCATGGAGGCGATCTTGGCGGGTCGGATCCAGCCCGGCGACGTGGTGGTCATACGTTACGAGGGTCCCAAGGGCGGTCCGGGAATGCGCGAGATGCTGGCGGTCACCGGTGCGATGAAGGGGGCCGGGCGGGGGTCCGACGCGGCTCTCGTCACCGACGGTCGGTTCTCCGGCGGGACCCACGGGTTCTGCATAGGCCACGTTGCTCCCGAAGCCGCAGAGGGAGGTCCCATAGCGTTGGTCGAGGACGGGGACCGGATCGTCATCGACGTCCCGACCAAGCGGATCGACCTACTGGTGGACGAAGCGGAGCTGCAGCGCAGGCGAGCGGGCTGGAAGCCGCCCGAACCTCGCTACACACACGGGTTCCTCGCCAAGTACGCCAGCCTCGCCAAGGGCGCCGACTCAGGGGCGGTCACCGGTCCATGA
- a CDS encoding membrane protein → MLSIPVTITAAAGASKIPGADISVELWAWSAFVAVLVVLLLVDLFVFHRDAHEVELREASWASAGWVALGLAFAALVWIWLGGSAAMQYLTGYVIEKSLSVDNVFVWAVLFSYFAVPTKYQHRTLFWGIFGALVLRFVFIVAGVALLERLSWIVYVFGAFLIITAWRISHHEPGETHPESNPVLRLVRRFVPLTSEYHGQRFFVREGGVLKATPLFVVLVMVESTDVVFAVDSVPAILAVTRSEFLVFTSNAFAIMGLRALYFLLAGASVRLVHLNKGLGVILAFVGVKMLLSGVYHPPTWASLSFIALVLAVTVVASLRTQAKVDGSGEDVAVRKDAEASRQIAQTRPNDTSVGKRRGEEVS, encoded by the coding sequence ATGTTGTCCATACCGGTGACGATCACAGCGGCGGCCGGCGCATCGAAGATCCCCGGTGCCGACATCTCCGTCGAGCTTTGGGCATGGTCTGCGTTCGTCGCAGTGCTGGTGGTCCTGCTTCTCGTGGACCTCTTCGTGTTCCATCGTGACGCGCACGAAGTCGAGCTGAGAGAAGCATCTTGGGCGAGCGCCGGTTGGGTAGCGCTCGGCCTCGCGTTCGCGGCCTTGGTCTGGATATGGCTGGGCGGCTCTGCAGCCATGCAGTACCTCACCGGCTATGTCATCGAGAAGAGTCTGTCGGTGGACAACGTGTTTGTGTGGGCGGTGCTCTTCTCGTATTTCGCCGTCCCCACCAAGTATCAGCACCGGACGCTGTTCTGGGGGATATTCGGAGCGCTCGTGCTGCGTTTCGTCTTCATCGTCGCCGGTGTCGCACTGCTCGAGCGTCTCAGCTGGATCGTCTACGTCTTCGGGGCTTTCCTCATCATCACGGCCTGGCGCATCAGCCATCACGAGCCCGGCGAGACCCATCCTGAATCGAATCCCGTCCTGCGCCTGGTCCGGCGTTTCGTGCCGCTCACATCCGAGTACCACGGCCAGCGTTTCTTCGTGAGGGAGGGCGGTGTCCTCAAGGCGACACCACTCTTCGTGGTGTTGGTGATGGTCGAGTCCACCGACGTGGTCTTCGCGGTCGACTCGGTCCCCGCCATCCTCGCGGTGACCCGTTCAGAGTTCCTCGTGTTCACCTCCAACGCCTTCGCGATCATGGGTCTCCGAGCCCTGTATTTCCTGCTGGCGGGAGCATCGGTCCGCCTCGTGCACCTGAACAAGGGCCTGGGGGTGATCCTCGCTTTCGTCGGGGTGAAGATGCTGCTCTCCGGCGTGTACCACCCGCCCACTTGGGCGTCTCTCTCGTTCATCGCCCTCGTGCTCGCGGTAACCGTCGTGGCTTCGTTGAGAACGCAGGCGAAGGTCGATGGGAGTGGAGAAGATGTCGCGGTGAGGAAGGACGCCGAGGCGTCTCGGCAGATCGCGCAAACACGGCCGAACGACACGAGCGTCGGCAAGCGACGGGGGGAGGAGGTCAGTTGA
- a CDS encoding universal stress protein: MSIRKIVCGHDGSEDAARATEFAAELAKAVGAEVLLVNAFDPLVNLGAYEPPYDFGEIRRDVVRQLESEWAEPLRRMEVAHRCELVEDTPVHALLSVAAREEADMIVIGSRGLGALRGTLVGSVALKLPTQAHCPVTIVPRP, translated from the coding sequence TTGAGCATTCGGAAGATCGTCTGTGGCCACGACGGATCGGAGGACGCAGCGCGTGCGACAGAGTTCGCGGCAGAACTCGCCAAGGCGGTGGGGGCGGAGGTCTTGCTCGTGAACGCCTTCGATCCCTTGGTGAACCTCGGTGCATACGAACCCCCGTACGACTTTGGGGAGATACGACGAGACGTCGTCAGGCAGCTCGAATCCGAGTGGGCCGAACCTCTGAGGCGGATGGAGGTCGCTCACCGCTGCGAACTGGTCGAGGACACACCCGTACACGCTCTCCTCTCGGTGGCAGCCAGAGAGGAAGCGGACATGATCGTGATCGGTTCTCGGGGTCTCGGAGCACTCCGCGGCACCCTGGTCGGATCTGTGGCCCTCAAGCTCCCCACACAGGCACACTGCCCCGTGACCATCGTGCCGAGGCCCTGA
- a CDS encoding aminopeptidase (possible pseudo, frameshifted), whose translation MATTQFEPTDARRAFPCWDEPDMKAVFALTLVVPRGAVAVSNSPELRREPVPGRPDVERVVFAETIPMSTYLVAFVVGPLETTGPMDVDGVPIRVVHVPGKGELAQFALEVASFCLRWFREYYDIPYPGQKLDLVALPDFAFGAMENLGCVTFREVLVLVDPERASQPELQAVVDVIAHELAHMWFGDLVTMRWWNGIWLNEAFATFMEMKATDAFRPDWKRFVSFGLSRSAALDVDALDTTRSIEYEVVTPQDAEGMFDLLTYEKGAAVLWMLESWLGEERFREGIRLYLRRHGFSNTETTDLWDAIEEATGEPVRRIMDSWIFQGGFPLVEVRREGDDIVFSQQRFRYLHADDGTRWSIPLVFRDVSGEKRALLEGDSVRVRSPHDGWIVVNSGASGFYRVGRSVDSASALVAEGRLQPLERYAVVDDSWALLSAGRSTCGEYLELLRGFVTEDDLAVWQRIVATLRHLDRLVPDDSRPAWQSFVRDLVRPALERSGDPADGEEDRQRQLRASLFEALGVLGADEEVRRRARQIVYGEETVDPDLEGAAVAVVADGGSHRDWEYFVDRHRGAATPQEEIRYLYALADFPEDELVARTCRMTLTDEVRTQNAPYLLRRALTNRRHGRLAWEFVRSEWERIVDRFPSNSIVRMLEGVRSLDTPELAEDVFSFFAERDVPQGRLILAQHLEKLRVNLEMRRREAANLAESLG comes from the coding sequence GTGGCCACCACCCAGTTCGAACCCACCGACGCCCGCCGAGCGTTCCCTTGCTGGGACGAGCCCGACATGAAGGCGGTGTTCGCCCTCACCCTCGTGGTTCCCCGCGGCGCCGTGGCCGTATCCAACTCACCAGAGCTGCGCAGGGAGCCGGTCCCCGGTCGTCCCGACGTGGAGCGAGTGGTCTTCGCCGAGACCATCCCGATGTCGACGTACCTGGTGGCGTTCGTGGTGGGACCTCTGGAGACGACGGGACCGATGGACGTAGACGGGGTGCCGATCCGGGTGGTCCACGTCCCGGGTAAGGGGGAACTCGCTCAGTTCGCGCTCGAGGTCGCCTCCTTCTGCCTCAGATGGTTCCGTGAGTACTACGACATCCCCTACCCGGGCCAGAAGCTGGACCTGGTCGCACTACCCGATTTCGCGTTCGGAGCGATGGAGAACCTCGGGTGCGTCACCTTCCGCGAAGTGTTGGTCTTGGTCGACCCGGAGCGAGCCAGCCAGCCGGAGCTGCAGGCTGTCGTCGACGTGATCGCCCACGAGCTCGCCCACATGTGGTTCGGCGACCTCGTGACGATGAGGTGGTGGAACGGGATCTGGCTCAACGAGGCGTTCGCCACGTTCATGGAGATGAAGGCGACCGACGCGTTCAGGCCCGATTGGAAGCGATTCGTCAGCTTCGGCCTCTCGAGGAGCGCCGCGCTCGACGTGGACGCATTGGACACGACACGCTCGATCGAATACGAGGTCGTCACGCCACAAGACGCAGAAGGCATGTTCGACCTGCTCACCTACGAGAAGGGTGCTGCCGTCTTGTGGATGTTGGAGAGCTGGCTGGGTGAGGAGCGATTCAGAGAGGGGATACGGCTGTATCTCCGCCGCCACGGCTTCTCGAACACCGAGACGACCGACTTGTGGGATGCGATCGAGGAGGCGACAGGCGAACCTGTTCGCCGCATAATGGACAGCTGGATATTCCAAGGTGGGTTCCCCCTCGTCGAAGTCCGCCGCGAGGGAGACGACATCGTCTTCTCCCAACAGCGCTTCAGATATCTGCACGCAGACGACGGTACGAGGTGGTCGATACCGCTGGTCTTCAGGGACGTGTCCGGGGAGAAGAGGGCCCTGTTGGAGGGAGACTCGGTCAGGGTCCGCTCGCCCCACGACGGGTGGATCGTGGTCAACTCGGGCGCCAGCGGGTTCTACCGGGTCGGCAGGAGCGTTGACTCGGCCTCCGCGCTCGTGGCAGAGGGCCGCCTGCAGCCGCTCGAACGCTACGCCGTGGTGGACGACTCGTGGGCGCTGCTGTCTGCGGGCAGGTCGACGTGTGGCGAGTACCTCGAGTTGCTGCGCGGCTTCGTGACGGAGGACGACCTCGCCGTATGGCAGAGGATCGTCGCGACCCTCCGACACTTGGATCGACTCGTACCCGACGACTCGAGGCCGGCCTGGCAGTCGTTCGTGCGAGACCTGGTGAGACCTGCCCTGGAAAGGTCCGGCGATCCCGCAGATGGCGAGGAGGACCGACAACGGCAGTTGCGGGCGTCTCTGTTCGAGGCTCTCGGCGTCCTCGGAGCCGACGAAGAGGTGCGTCGGAGGGCTCGACAGATCGTGTACGGCGAGGAGACCGTCGACCCCGATCTGGAGGGCGCGGCGGTGGCGGTCGTCGCCGACGGCGGCTCACACCGAGACTGGGAGTACTTCGTGGACCGTCACCGTGGGGCAGCCACTCCCCAAGAAGAGATCAGATACCTGTACGCCTTGGCCGACTTTCCCGAAGACGAACTGGTCGCACGCACCTGCCGAATGACGCTCACCGACGAGGTGCGAACTCAAAATGCCCCTTACCTGTTGCGACGAGCGCTCACCAACCGCCGACACGGGCGGCTCGCTTGGGAGTTCGTACGTTCCGAATGGGAGCGGATCGTGGACCGCTTCCCTTCCAACAGCATCGTCCGCATGCTCGAGGGGGTCAGGTCGTTGGACACTCCCGAACTGGCCGAAGACGTGTTCTCGTTCTTCGCCGAACGTGACGTCCCACAGGGGCGCTTGATCCTGGCCCAGCATCTCGAGAAGCTGCGTGTGAACCTCGAGATGCGTAGGCGGGAGGCTGCGAACCTGGCGGAATCGCTCGGCTGA